GACGCCGCCGAGATGAGGTCACAGTGAACGCCCTCGTCCCGCTCCCGGTGCTGCTGCCGATCCTCGGTGCCGGCGCGTCGCTCGCGCTGCTGCACCACCCGCGCATCCAGCGTTGGCTCGCCCTCGGCGTGCTCAGCGTCGTCGTCGTGGTCGCCGCGGTGCTGCTCTACCAGGCCGACCAGCACGGTCCGCAGACGGTGTGGATCGGCGCCTGGCCGGAGACCATCGGCATCGTCCTGGTCGCCGACCGGCTCGCCGCGCTCATGCTCCTCGTCAGCGCCGTCGTGACACTCGCGGTTCTCGCCTACTCGGTCGGGCAGGGCATGACCGAGGACGAGGAGGGTGCGCCGATCTCGATCTACCACCCGACCTTCCTGGTGCTCGTCGCGGGCGTGGCCAACGCGTTCCTCGCCGGCGACCTGTTCAACCTGTTCGTCAGCTTCGAGATGCTGCTGTTCGCCAGCTACGTCCTGCTCACCCTCGGCGGCACCGCGGCACGGGTGCGGGCCGGCACGATCTACGTGCTGGTCAACCTGCTCTCCTCGACCCTGTTCCTGATCAGCCTGGCGGTCACCTACGCCGCCACCGGGACGCTCACCCTCGCCCACCTGGCCGAGCGGCTCGCGGAGCTGCCCGACCACGTGTCGCTGATGATCCAGCTCCTGCTGCTCACGACGTTCGCGATCAAGGCGGCGGTGTTCCCGCTGTCGCTGTGGCTGCCCGACAGCTATCCGACCGCCCCCGCGCCGGTCACCGCGGTGTTCGCCGGGTTGCTGACCAAGGTCGGCGTCTACGCGATCCTGCGCATGCAGACCCTCCTCTTCCCCGACAGCCCTCTGACCGGCCTGCTGCTGTGGGCGGCGCTGCTCACGATGATCATCGGCATCCTCGGCGCCATCGCCCAGTCCGACATCAAGCGCATGCTGTCGTTCACTCTCGTCAGCCACATCGGCTACCTCATCCTCGGCATCGCGCTCGACAGCCGGGCGGGCACCGCGGGCACGACGTTCTACGTCGTCCACCACATCACCATCCAGACGGCGCTCTTCCTGGTGCTCGGCCTCGTCGAGCGGCGAGCCGGCAGCACGGCCCTGATGCGCATCGGCGGGCTCGCGCGCCTCGCCCCGGTGCTGGCGGTGCTGTTCTTCGTGCCGGCGATGAACCTCGCCGGCATCCCGCCGTTCTCCGGGTTCATCGGCAAGGTCGGGCTGTTCCAGGCGGCCCAGCTCGACGGCAGCCCGCTCGCCTGGACGCTCGTCGCCGCCGGCGCCGCGACCAGCCTGCTCACGCTCTACGCGGTCGCCAAGACGTGGACCGTCGCGTTCTGGCGCACGCCGCGCGAGGCCCACGAGGCGCTCGAGGCCATCGGTGACACCGGCGGCGACCCGATCCCCGGCTACGACAGCCAGCCCGCCCTCCAGCACCGCGGGCACGTGCACACCGCGTCGGGCAGCGTGTCGAGGCGCGACATCGAGGAGGCGCGACGCCTCGGCGACGACAACGAGCCCGACCGCGACTTCTACACCCTGATCCAGGCAGGCGAGGACAGCCGCACGTCGCCGCTGGGCATGCTGCTGCCGGCCAGCGGCCTGGTCGTGGCCAGCGTGCTGCTGACGGTGATCGCCGGACCGCTCTACGCGCTCGGCGACCGTGCGGCCGTCGACCTGCACGAGCGCACGCCCTACCTCTCCTCCGTCCTCACCGAGGACCAGCCATGAGCCCGGTGGTGCGCACCCGCCCCGACGGCAGCACCCGGCCCGCTCGGCACCGGGCCGTCCAGCCGCGTGCGGTCGCCTGGCTGCTCGTCGTGTGGCTGGCGATGTGGGGCGACGTGACGCCGCTCCTCGTCGTGGGCGGGGTGATCGTGGCGGTCCTGGTCTGCCTCGCCTTCCCGCTGCCCCCGATCGACCTGGGCTCGCGCGTACGCCCGATCCCGCTGCTCGGCGTGATCGCCCACTTCCTGGCCGAGATCGTGCGGGCCAGCATCGAGGTGGCCGGGGTGGTCCTGCGCCGCCGGCCGGTGCGCAACGCCGTCGTGGCGGTCGACCTGGAGACCGAGTCCGACTTCCTGTTGACCCTGGTCGCGTCGATGCTCTCCCTCATCCCCGGCTCGGTGGTCGTCGAGGCCCGACGCTCGACCCACACGCTCTACCTGCACGTGCTCGACGTGCCCGACGCGGAGGCGGCCGAGACGTTCCGCCGCACCGCGCTCGACCTGGAGCAACGGCTCCTGCACGCGCTGCCGCTCCGGACGCCCACCCCCGCACCGACCCCGCAGGAGCAGCCATGACCCTCGTGCTCGTGCTCGCGGCGGGGCTGCTCGCGGCCGCCGCCGGGCTGCTGCTCGTCCGGCTCACCATCGGACCGACGATCCTCGACCGCAGCGTCGCGCTCGACGTGATCGTCGCGGTGACCGTCTCCGCGACGGGCCTCTACGTCGCCCACAGCGGCACCACGTACGCCCTCCCGATGCTGGTGGTCCTCGCGGGCTGCGGCATGGTCGGCGCCGTCAGCGTCGCGCGCTACGCCAGCCGCAGCGACGACATCGAGGCCGGCGACCGCGACGAGAGCAGCACGGGGGGTGCCCGATGAGCTGGACCGACGTCGCCGACGTGGCGGCCGCCGTGTGCATCCTGCTGGGCGCGCTGCTCGCCCTCGTCGCCGCGATCGGCGTCCTGCGGCTGCCCGACCTCCTCAGCCGGATGCACGCGGCCACCAAGCCCCAGGTGCTCGGCACCATGCTGGTGATGACCGGCGTCGCCCTCCGGCTCCGCGAGCCCAGTGTGGTGGGCGTCCTCGCGCTGATCGTGCTGCTGCAGATGGCGACGAGCGTGGTGACCAGCCACATGGTCGGGCGCGCGTCGTTCCGCGCCGGGCAGGTGCGCCACGACCTGCTCGTCGTCGACGAGCTCACCGACGGTCCGGCCCACGAGGAGCCCCGCGGAGCGCCCTGACCGGCGCCCTGACCGGCGCCCTGACCGGCGCCGCGTCCTCGGGCGCACCCCCCTGCGCCCCCGCCCGCCTGCGGCCTACGGTGGGACGCATGGCTGACACCCCGACCTACACCCTCAACGACGGCACGACGATCCCCGCGATCGGCTTCGGCACCTATCCGCTGGTCGGCGACGACGGCACCGCGGCGGTCCTCTCCGCCATCGAGACGGGCTACCGCCTGATCGACACGGCGGTCAACTACGACAACGAGACCGAGGTCGGCGAGGCCATCCGTCGCTCGGGCGTCCCCCGCGACGAGCTCGTCGTGACCACCAAGATCCCGGGCCGGCACCACGGCTACGACGACGCCATCGCGTCCGTGCGCGAGTCGCTCGACCGCCTCGGCCTCGAGCGCACCGACCTCCACCTGATCCACTGGCCCAACCCGAGCCAGGGCCGGTACGTCGAGGCGTGGCGCGCCCTGGTGCAGCTGCAGCAGGACGGGCTGGTCCGATCGATCGGTGTCTCCAACTTCACCGAGGAGCACCTCGCCCGCATCATCGACGACACCGGCGTCACGCCGGCGGTCAACCAGATCGAGCTGCACCCGCGCTTCCCGCAGGAGCACATGCGCGAGGTCCACGAGCGGCTCGGCATCCGCACCGAGGCGTGGAGCCCGATGGGCAAGCGTCGCGCGCCGCTGACGGAGGACGCCGTCCGGGGGGCCGCCGAGGCGCACGACGTCTCGCCGGGCCAGGTCATCCTGCGCTGGCACGTCCAGCTCGGCTCGCTGCCCGTCCCCAAGTCCGTCGACCCGGCCCGCCAGGCGCAGAACCTCGACGTGTTCGGCTTCGAGCTCACCGACGACGAGATGGCCGCCATCTCGCGTCTCGGGGAGTCCGACGGGCGCCTGTTCGGCGGCGACCCGGACACCTATGAGGAGATGTGACGAGGGGCTCGTTACGATCGTGGGCATGCTGAAGCGACTCGCCACTGTGGCCGCCTGCCTGTCCGTCCTCGCCCTCGCCGGCTGCGGCAACGAGGCCGACCAGAGCGCGGACGACCCGGCCGCCGACTCCACCAGCGAGTCGACGAGTGAGTCCCCCAGCGAGTCCCCCAGCGAGTCGGCGTCGGGCAAGACGACCACCTGCGAGTACCCCGAGGACGGCCAGGAGCCGGCCCGCGACGTCGAGCCCCCCGAGGCGGAGGCGCTGGCCGACGGCACCGTGCCCGCGACGATCATCACCAACTTCGGCGACATCGGGCTGACCCTCGACGCGGGCTCGGCCCCCTGCACCGTCAACTCGTTCGTGTCGCTGGCCGAGCAGGGCTTCTACAACGACACGCCCTGCCCGCGCATCGGCGACCAGGACGGCTTCGGCATCCTGCAGTGCGGCGACCCGACGGGCACCGGCTCCGGCGGCGCCGGCTACTCCTTCGCCGACGAGCTGAGCGGTGACGAGACCTACCCGGCGGGCACCCTCGCGATGGCCAACGCCGGGCCGGACACCAACGGCTCGCAGTTCTTCCTGGTCTTCCGCGACTCGCAGTTCCCGCCGAGCTACACGGTGTTCGGCACGATCGACGAGGCCGGACTCGAGGTCATCGACAAGATCGCCGCCGAGGGCAACGACGGCGCCCACCCGGCCGGCGGCGGCGCGCCCAACAAGGACGTCACCATCGAGACCGTCACGGTCGGCTGACGGGCTCGTAGACCACGTCCTCGCCGAGCTGCACGGTCCGCGAGACCGTGCAGAGCCGGTCGCGGGACATCTCGATCGCCGACTGCACCCGGTGGCTCGCGGCGTCGCCGTCGGGGCCCTCGGGGAAGGCGATGTCGAACGACACGCGGATCCCGGTCAGGTGGTTGCCGTCGGCGTCGCGCACCTTGCGGCCCTCGGCGTGGACGTCGAACGTCGTGCTGCTCGTCCGCTTGTGGGTGATCGCCTCGACGTCGAGCGCGCTGCACCCGGCGATGGCGGCGAGCAGCAGCTCGACCGGGGTGAAGTCGGGGTCCGCTCCCCCGGTGCCGAAGTAGGTCTCACCGCCACGCGCGTTGGTGGCCTTGAACCTGGCGGGCCCGATCCGGGTGATCTCGACGCTGCGCACCGTGTCGTCCGTCATGACGACCACCCTGCCAGAGCGGCGCTCGGGCAGGGTGCGGGTCCACGACGGTGTGGACGGCGGGCCGTGTGCCCGCGGGGGCTCAGCGGGTGCCGCGGCGCGCGGCGCGACGGGCGCGGCGCTCTTCGCGACGGGCGATCTCCACGTTGCGCAGGAGGGCGCGGTCCTCGGCGGCGCGCGCACGCGAGTCGACGAGGCTGAGCGCGAGGTGCAGCTGCGGGTTCATGGAGTTTCGTTCCTTGTCCGAGGGCATCCGACCCTCACGTTCGAACAGTGGATGTAAGAAGTTGTCGCTCCGTTGCGACCCTTACAGCATAGGGAGCCGGACACGACGCGCCCCCATCGGCGCCGGCGTGATCTCGCCCACTCGCCCGACCGCGCGGGAGGTAGGTTCGAAGGCGTGACCATCGAGCGATCGCGACGCCCCGGACCCTCGGTCCGCACCCGCGTCGTGGAGCACGCCTCGGGCTCCGAGACGGCCCGTGAGGACCGCCTGATC
The sequence above is drawn from the Nocardioides sp. zg-1228 genome and encodes:
- a CDS encoding monovalent cation/H+ antiporter complex subunit F, giving the protein MTLVLVLAAGLLAAAAGLLLVRLTIGPTILDRSVALDVIVAVTVSATGLYVAHSGTTYALPMLVVLAGCGMVGAVSVARYASRSDDIEAGDRDESSTGGAR
- a CDS encoding Na+/H+ antiporter subunit D, with the translated sequence MNALVPLPVLLPILGAGASLALLHHPRIQRWLALGVLSVVVVVAAVLLYQADQHGPQTVWIGAWPETIGIVLVADRLAALMLLVSAVVTLAVLAYSVGQGMTEDEEGAPISIYHPTFLVLVAGVANAFLAGDLFNLFVSFEMLLFASYVLLTLGGTAARVRAGTIYVLVNLLSSTLFLISLAVTYAATGTLTLAHLAERLAELPDHVSLMIQLLLLTTFAIKAAVFPLSLWLPDSYPTAPAPVTAVFAGLLTKVGVYAILRMQTLLFPDSPLTGLLLWAALLTMIIGILGAIAQSDIKRMLSFTLVSHIGYLILGIALDSRAGTAGTTFYVVHHITIQTALFLVLGLVERRAGSTALMRIGGLARLAPVLAVLFFVPAMNLAGIPPFSGFIGKVGLFQAAQLDGSPLAWTLVAAGAATSLLTLYAVAKTWTVAFWRTPREAHEALEAIGDTGGDPIPGYDSQPALQHRGHVHTASGSVSRRDIEEARRLGDDNEPDRDFYTLIQAGEDSRTSPLGMLLPASGLVVASVLLTVIAGPLYALGDRAAVDLHERTPYLSSVLTEDQP
- a CDS encoding Na+/H+ antiporter subunit E, translating into MSPVVRTRPDGSTRPARHRAVQPRAVAWLLVVWLAMWGDVTPLLVVGGVIVAVLVCLAFPLPPIDLGSRVRPIPLLGVIAHFLAEIVRASIEVAGVVLRRRPVRNAVVAVDLETESDFLLTLVASMLSLIPGSVVVEARRSTHTLYLHVLDVPDAEAAETFRRTALDLEQRLLHALPLRTPTPAPTPQEQP
- a CDS encoding aldo/keto reductase yields the protein MADTPTYTLNDGTTIPAIGFGTYPLVGDDGTAAVLSAIETGYRLIDTAVNYDNETEVGEAIRRSGVPRDELVVTTKIPGRHHGYDDAIASVRESLDRLGLERTDLHLIHWPNPSQGRYVEAWRALVQLQQDGLVRSIGVSNFTEEHLARIIDDTGVTPAVNQIELHPRFPQEHMREVHERLGIRTEAWSPMGKRRAPLTEDAVRGAAEAHDVSPGQVILRWHVQLGSLPVPKSVDPARQAQNLDVFGFELTDDEMAAISRLGESDGRLFGGDPDTYEEM
- a CDS encoding OsmC family protein, with the translated sequence MTDDTVRSVEITRIGPARFKATNARGGETYFGTGGADPDFTPVELLLAAIAGCSALDVEAITHKRTSSTTFDVHAEGRKVRDADGNHLTGIRVSFDIAFPEGPDGDAASHRVQSAIEMSRDRLCTVSRTVQLGEDVVYEPVSRP
- a CDS encoding peptidylprolyl isomerase; protein product: MLKRLATVAACLSVLALAGCGNEADQSADDPAADSTSESTSESPSESPSESASGKTTTCEYPEDGQEPARDVEPPEAEALADGTVPATIITNFGDIGLTLDAGSAPCTVNSFVSLAEQGFYNDTPCPRIGDQDGFGILQCGDPTGTGSGGAGYSFADELSGDETYPAGTLAMANAGPDTNGSQFFLVFRDSQFPPSYTVFGTIDEAGLEVIDKIAAEGNDGAHPAGGGAPNKDVTIETVTVG
- the mnhG gene encoding monovalent cation/H(+) antiporter subunit G, whose amino-acid sequence is MSWTDVADVAAAVCILLGALLALVAAIGVLRLPDLLSRMHAATKPQVLGTMLVMTGVALRLREPSVVGVLALIVLLQMATSVVTSHMVGRASFRAGQVRHDLLVVDELTDGPAHEEPRGAP